In Verrucomicrobiota bacterium, one genomic interval encodes:
- a CDS encoding 4Fe-4S dicluster domain-containing protein: MKELIVISGKGGTGKTSLVASFAALAGRAVLADCDVDAADLHLILDPKTWHRESFSGGKEARILVEECIACARCQAVCRFGAIRYDGPPSRTIAKTYRVEPIACEGCGVCVRFCPTDAIVFQPVVTGEWFVSETRHGAMVHARLRPGGENSGKLVTVVRTQARELAERDQCDLILVDGAPGIGCPVVASITGADMVLIVTEPTLSGLHDFERVHALVRHFGIPALLCVNKHDINPAISERIAATAERLGVRVVGTIPYDTAFTRAQLDGVSIVEYAGSSTADHVRRLWAAVARELGNGTAPEENV; encoded by the coding sequence ATGAAAGAGCTGATCGTTATCAGCGGCAAGGGCGGCACGGGTAAAACGAGTCTTGTTGCGTCGTTTGCCGCGTTGGCTGGACGCGCCGTGCTCGCCGACTGCGACGTCGACGCGGCCGACCTGCACCTGATCCTCGACCCGAAAACGTGGCATCGCGAATCGTTCTCAGGTGGGAAGGAGGCGCGCATCCTGGTCGAGGAATGCATCGCGTGCGCCCGGTGTCAAGCCGTGTGCCGATTCGGCGCGATACGTTACGACGGGCCGCCGAGCCGAACCATCGCCAAGACCTACCGCGTCGAACCGATCGCCTGTGAGGGCTGCGGCGTCTGCGTGCGCTTCTGCCCGACCGACGCTATCGTGTTCCAGCCCGTAGTCACCGGCGAGTGGTTCGTGTCCGAGACCCGGCACGGCGCGATGGTGCATGCACGCCTGCGTCCGGGCGGCGAGAACTCCGGCAAGCTCGTCACCGTGGTGCGCACACAAGCCCGGGAGCTCGCCGAGCGCGATCAGTGTGACCTGATCCTCGTCGACGGCGCGCCTGGAATCGGCTGTCCGGTGGTTGCGTCGATCACGGGCGCCGACATGGTGCTCATCGTGACCGAGCCAACGCTCTCGGGCCTACACGATTTCGAGCGCGTCCACGCGCTCGTCCGGCACTTTGGGATCCCGGCGCTCCTGTGCGTCAACAAACACGACATCAACCCGGCGATCAGCGAGCGCATCGCGGCGACGGCTGAGCGCCTCGGCGTCCGGGTCGTGGGAACAATCCCGTACGACACCGCGTTCACCCGGGCGCAGCTTGACGGAGTCAGCATTGTCGAGTATGCAGGCTCATCCACTGCGGATCATGTGCGCCGGCTCTGGGCCGCAGTGGCGCGCGAGCTCGGCAACGGAACAGCACCGGAGGAGAACGTGTGA
- a CDS encoding ATP-binding protein, giving the protein MAHVVDFKVSNLAGRKGVYTKRLNRDVNVFFGLNGSGKTSLLKILHSALSGDASMLAMVPFSSAEVTIYSEDYSKAFLYSFDKAEFKRQLDMFAGTDDVEFIERMRTFPGRYRREMRIDWKVSPSRQKTTGAWRHSYLPTIRLLRLARHPYRDAERSFEEEESFDLGFESSFERYWLDLFGGIQASVRQSQQKALVDILQEVLAMRKADAGRQGELDWKTAYAQMVSFLRRQSPRAKPKSEKQFRKRYKEDALLRNVVGRIDRVEREIGMAMAPKTKLEALVQRMFSGNKHLYFGEKSVDVVTDDDTPIGLRSLSSGEKHLLYILVETIRSEKSSLIVDEPEISMHIEWQGALLSAMRELNPEAQIIAATHSPEIIADLDDTKIFRL; this is encoded by the coding sequence ATGGCCCACGTCGTCGACTTCAAGGTGTCCAATCTAGCAGGCCGCAAAGGGGTCTACACGAAGCGGCTCAACAGGGACGTGAACGTGTTCTTCGGTCTGAACGGAAGCGGCAAGACGTCACTTCTCAAGATCCTGCACTCAGCGCTCAGCGGGGATGCTTCGATGCTGGCAATGGTTCCCTTCTCGTCGGCAGAGGTGACCATCTACTCGGAGGATTATAGCAAGGCCTTCCTGTACAGCTTCGACAAGGCCGAGTTCAAACGACAGCTCGACATGTTCGCCGGCACCGACGACGTGGAGTTCATCGAGAGGATGCGCACCTTCCCTGGGCGCTACCGCCGGGAGATGCGCATCGATTGGAAGGTCTCGCCGTCTCGGCAGAAGACAACAGGCGCATGGAGGCACAGCTATCTCCCCACGATACGACTTCTCCGTCTCGCACGACACCCATACAGGGATGCCGAAAGGTCATTCGAGGAAGAGGAATCATTTGATCTTGGCTTCGAATCGTCTTTCGAGCGGTACTGGCTGGACCTCTTCGGAGGGATACAGGCATCTGTCCGACAATCCCAACAGAAAGCCCTCGTCGACATCCTGCAGGAGGTGCTGGCGATGCGAAAGGCCGACGCTGGGCGGCAAGGAGAGCTGGACTGGAAAACCGCATACGCTCAGATGGTAAGCTTCCTGAGGCGCCAGAGCCCCAGAGCCAAGCCGAAGTCTGAGAAGCAGTTTCGCAAGAGGTACAAGGAGGATGCTCTCCTGCGTAACGTCGTTGGAAGGATTGACCGCGTAGAGAGAGAAATCGGAATGGCCATGGCTCCCAAGACGAAGCTGGAAGCACTCGTCCAAAGGATGTTCAGTGGCAATAAGCACCTCTACTTCGGCGAGAAGTCAGTGGACGTGGTGACTGACGACGACACGCCGATTGGCCTGCGTTCGTTGTCCTCTGGAGAGAAGCATCTGCTTTATATCCTTGTCGAGACCATTAGATCCGAGAAGTCGAGCCTCATTGTGGACGAACCGGAGATCTCCATGCACATCGAGTGGCAGGGGGCTCTGCTCTCCGCAATGCGGGAGCTCAACCCTGAGGCGCAGATTATCGCTGCAACGCATTCACCCGAGATCATCGCAGATCTGGACGACACGAAGATCTTCAGACTGTGA
- a CDS encoding amidohydrolase family protein encodes MDGPIVDIHAHAFPDALAARIVGPMAAEAGVPAAHAGTVGSLRDSMKRAGIALSVIMPVATKPEQVASVNRWVLDQNAAIGMAGGVAGGVISFGALHPLFDDAVGEVNRLADAGVLGAKFHPDYQRFRPDDGAMAPLYEAFVERDMIVLFHCGKDLSVPPPVMGTPERILAVHEAFPTMRLICAHFGGYEMWDEVEATLLGRDVWLDTSYTVGRLPDEQLVDMIRRHGVDRVLFGTDTPWDDQLKEVEALRRLALTDDEREAIFGLNAMALLGLDTLH; translated from the coding sequence ATGGACGGGCCGATAGTTGACATTCATGCGCATGCGTTTCCGGATGCGTTGGCGGCGCGCATCGTCGGGCCGATGGCGGCCGAGGCGGGCGTGCCGGCGGCGCATGCGGGGACGGTGGGGTCGCTGCGCGACTCGATGAAACGCGCGGGCATCGCCCTGAGCGTCATCATGCCGGTGGCGACCAAGCCCGAGCAGGTGGCGTCCGTCAACCGCTGGGTGCTCGATCAGAACGCCGCCATCGGAATGGCGGGCGGCGTTGCGGGCGGCGTGATCAGCTTCGGCGCCCTGCACCCGCTGTTCGACGACGCGGTGGGCGAGGTCAACCGGCTTGCCGACGCGGGCGTCCTGGGCGCGAAGTTCCATCCCGACTACCAGCGCTTCCGGCCCGACGACGGCGCCATGGCGCCGCTCTACGAGGCGTTCGTCGAGCGCGACATGATTGTGCTGTTCCACTGTGGCAAGGACCTGAGCGTGCCGCCGCCCGTGATGGGTACGCCGGAGCGCATCCTGGCCGTGCACGAGGCGTTCCCGACGATGCGCCTGATCTGCGCGCATTTCGGCGGCTACGAGATGTGGGACGAGGTCGAGGCGACGCTGCTTGGGCGGGACGTCTGGCTCGACACGTCGTACACGGTCGGCCGTCTGCCCGACGAACAGCTCGTGGACATGATCCGTCGTCACGGCGTCGATCGCGTGCTGTTTGGCACGGACACGCCGTGGGACGACCAGCTCAAGGAGGTCGAGGCGCTCCGGCGCCTGGCGCTGACCGACGACGAGCGCGAGGCGATCTTCGGACTGAACGCGATGGCGCTCCTCGGGCTGGACACGCTGCACTGA
- a CDS encoding DUF1559 domain-containing protein, with amino-acid sequence MRTRTRDGRIPPALVRITVVLVMLIALVPTAMSGLFGSREQARRASCLSNTKQLGLAMKQYSQDLREMYPWHVGATKPENAWLDLGILFPNYCSAFKVFFCPSAKDTPWDIRDKIDDDPLGPFESANNKQVISYAYGIDGTDKPTVPWTENARSTVRLLADKKAGIEITDETRRLANHHLDGRNVLYQDGHVKWTIGVQPLDPDEDDDKDGDPDADDYKAFWSDPPWYGEGMAEEENENESAE; translated from the coding sequence ATGAGGACACGTACGCGGGACGGGCGGATCCCGCCGGCGCTCGTACGCATTACCGTCGTGCTGGTTATGCTGATCGCGCTGGTACCGACCGCCATGTCGGGGCTGTTCGGGTCGCGCGAGCAGGCGCGGCGGGCCTCGTGCCTGAGCAACACTAAGCAGCTCGGGCTCGCCATGAAGCAGTACTCGCAGGACTTACGGGAGATGTACCCGTGGCACGTCGGCGCCACAAAGCCCGAAAACGCCTGGCTGGACCTGGGGATCCTGTTCCCCAACTATTGCTCAGCGTTCAAGGTGTTCTTCTGCCCGAGCGCCAAGGACACGCCATGGGACATCCGAGACAAGATCGACGATGACCCGCTTGGCCCATTCGAGTCGGCCAACAACAAGCAGGTCATCAGCTACGCCTACGGCATCGACGGCACGGACAAGCCCACGGTCCCGTGGACGGAAAACGCGAGGTCCACCGTCCGCCTGTTGGCCGACAAGAAGGCCGGTATCGAGATCACCGACGAGACCCGCCGGCTCGCCAACCACCACCTGGACGGCCGCAATGTCCTCTATCAGGACGGCCACGTCAAGTGGACCATCGGCGTCCAGCCGCTCGACCCCGACGAGGACGATGACAAGGACGGCGACCCCGACGCCGACGACTACAAGGCGTTCTGGTCCGACCCGCCGTGGTATGGCGAAGGTATGGCCGAAGAGGAGAACGAAAACGAATCGGCCGAGTAG
- a CDS encoding aminotransferase class I/II-fold pyridoxal phosphate-dependent enzyme, producing MAALNPLAQELNGIIGAANVHVLEMLSALGKRMFFPKGILTQSAEAKQKAHKFNASIGIALENGEPMYLPCVHKYFNGLDPKDLYPYATHGKPELRKRWREKILVENPKLNGKPLGAPIVTSGVTSGLSLVSDLFVDPGDVVVLPDLFWGNYRLTFVERAQGEIKTFTTYDARGAFNVAAFKETLLAEGQKNGKLIVLLNFPNNPAGYMINIKEANGIHDALLAAAKAGTNLVVVTDDAYFGLVYDEHSLQESVFGWVANMHPRVLAIKLDGATKEEFVWGFRTGFLTYSPGGKVTDELLTALEKKTMGNIRASISNCAHPSQTIVLKALNDPQFTVEKKQKFALMKARADKIHEVLKDPKYGEVMTMYPFNAGYFMCLKLKTVEAEPLRVHLLDKYGVGLISMGKVDLRIAFSCLEVDQIAEMFEIIYQGVKDLEGKK from the coding sequence ATGGCGGCTCTCAATCCGCTCGCGCAAGAACTCAACGGCATCATCGGGGCGGCAAACGTGCACGTGCTCGAGATGCTCTCGGCGCTCGGCAAGCGGATGTTCTTCCCCAAGGGCATCCTGACTCAGAGCGCCGAGGCCAAGCAGAAGGCGCACAAGTTCAACGCATCGATCGGCATCGCGCTCGAGAACGGCGAGCCGATGTACCTGCCCTGCGTGCACAAGTACTTCAACGGGCTCGACCCGAAGGACCTCTACCCCTACGCGACGCACGGCAAGCCGGAGCTGCGCAAGCGGTGGCGCGAGAAGATCCTCGTCGAGAACCCGAAGCTCAACGGCAAACCGCTCGGCGCGCCGATTGTCACCTCGGGCGTCACGAGCGGGCTGAGCCTGGTGTCCGACCTGTTCGTCGATCCCGGTGACGTTGTTGTGCTGCCCGACCTGTTCTGGGGCAACTACCGGCTCACGTTCGTCGAGCGTGCCCAGGGCGAGATCAAGACATTTACGACCTACGACGCGCGCGGCGCGTTCAACGTCGCCGCGTTCAAGGAGACGCTGCTCGCGGAGGGCCAGAAGAACGGCAAGCTCATCGTGCTGCTCAACTTCCCGAACAATCCGGCGGGCTACATGATCAACATCAAGGAAGCGAACGGCATCCACGACGCGCTGCTCGCCGCGGCCAAGGCCGGCACCAATCTTGTCGTCGTGACTGATGATGCTTACTTCGGCCTCGTCTATGATGAGCACAGTCTGCAGGAGTCGGTCTTCGGCTGGGTGGCCAACATGCATCCGCGCGTGCTGGCGATCAAGCTCGACGGCGCGACCAAGGAGGAGTTCGTCTGGGGCTTCCGCACCGGGTTTCTGACCTACTCGCCCGGCGGCAAGGTGACCGATGAGCTGCTCACCGCGCTCGAGAAGAAGACGATGGGCAACATCCGCGCCTCGATCTCCAACTGCGCTCACCCGTCGCAGACGATCGTGCTCAAGGCGCTCAACGACCCGCAGTTCACCGTCGAGAAGAAGCAGAAGTTCGCGCTCATGAAGGCGCGCGCCGACAAGATCCACGAGGTGCTCAAGGACCCGAAATACGGCGAGGTCATGACCATGTACCCGTTCAATGCGGGCTACTTCATGTGCCTCAAGCTCAAGACGGTCGAGGCCGAGCCGCTTCGCGTGCACCTGCTCGACAAGTACGGCGTTGGGCTGATCAGCATGGGCAAGGTGGATCTGCGCATCGCCTTCTCGTGCCTCGAGGTGGACCAGATCGCCGAGATGTTCGAGATCATCTACCAGGGCGTTAAGGACCTGGAGGGGAAGAAGTAG
- a CDS encoding NifB/NifX family molybdenum-iron cluster-binding protein, producing the protein MKIAIPVANGKLALHFGHCEAFALIDVDPSTKTITKTETVEAPDHEPGLLPRWLHEQGATLIIAGGMGMRAQQLFVQNGIQVQVGAPCEPPEILVEAYLAGALQTGTNLCDH; encoded by the coding sequence ATGAAGATCGCCATCCCGGTTGCGAACGGCAAGCTGGCCCTGCACTTCGGCCATTGCGAGGCGTTCGCCCTGATCGACGTTGACCCGAGCACCAAAACGATCACAAAAACCGAAACCGTCGAGGCGCCCGACCACGAGCCGGGCCTGCTGCCTCGCTGGCTGCACGAGCAGGGTGCGACGCTCATTATCGCCGGCGGCATGGGCATGCGCGCGCAGCAGCTCTTTGTCCAGAACGGCATCCAGGTGCAGGTCGGCGCGCCGTGCGAACCGCCGGAGATACTCGTCGAGGCGTACCTGGCCGGAGCGCTCCAGACCGGCACAAACCTCTGCGACCACTGA
- a CDS encoding DUF4435 domain-containing protein, whose translation MSTSRPRYSTAGFVRRMQMYSQHLWVFVENHSDIPFYSGLCSKTLRPTNHRYIIERVENVPEFRGDGKKALLGLYRRLRRRRLLLSTLEGKATGVLFFLDKDIDDIRGCRARSPHVHYTEHYCMENYLFRHGDLARSVSAVGHVDIQEAIVRIATDTLAWTRAAAECWRDWVVYCVLVVRLKVRTQNYGASQSLIHDGVYSAVNSGSQERLLSSLRNEAGLDVGPFRRKHASARAYVDRLYRRGLHDRVFSGKWYARFLVEDCRQVAAAGCRLGRNAEKRLVECLFGTLDFSAPWTERFEAAIAAVAAML comes from the coding sequence GTGAGCACGTCGCGACCAAGATACTCCACGGCTGGCTTCGTCCGCCGCATGCAGATGTACAGCCAGCATCTTTGGGTGTTTGTCGAAAACCACAGCGACATTCCCTTCTACAGCGGGCTCTGCTCGAAGACCCTCCGACCGACAAATCACAGGTACATCATCGAACGAGTTGAGAACGTGCCTGAATTCCGGGGTGACGGCAAGAAGGCCTTGCTTGGGTTGTACCGCCGTCTGCGGCGACGGCGTCTCCTCCTGAGCACACTCGAAGGGAAAGCAACAGGAGTTCTCTTCTTCCTAGACAAGGATATCGATGATATCAGAGGATGCAGGGCTAGGTCGCCACATGTGCACTACACCGAGCACTACTGCATGGAGAACTATCTTTTCAGACATGGCGACCTCGCGCGCTCTGTCTCCGCCGTGGGACATGTCGACATCCAGGAAGCGATCGTCCGCATCGCCACAGACACGCTCGCCTGGACCAGGGCCGCAGCGGAGTGCTGGCGTGATTGGGTGGTCTACTGCGTGTTGGTTGTCCGTCTCAAGGTGCGCACGCAGAACTACGGGGCTTCACAGTCCCTGATACATGATGGCGTATACTCGGCCGTCAACTCTGGGTCCCAGGAACGGTTGCTGAGCTCACTCAGAAACGAGGCTGGGCTTGATGTTGGCCCTTTTCGCAGAAAGCACGCGAGCGCCAGGGCGTATGTAGACCGCCTCTACCGTCGTGGCCTCCATGACAGGGTGTTCAGCGGCAAGTGGTACGCCAGGTTCCTTGTGGAGGACTGCAGACAGGTCGCCGCTGCAGGATGCCGACTCGGGAGGAATGCAGAGAAGCGCCTAGTCGAGTGTCTGTTTGGCACGCTGGACTTCTCTGCGCCTTGGACAGAACGCTTCGAGGCTGCTATCGCTGCCGTTGCTGCTATGCTGTGA
- a CDS encoding DUF4339 domain-containing protein has product MTETQQQQGQWRVKVAAGEFGPLDLETVKAWVQQRRILPRDLVYSPETGSWVPAGDVPQLAGRFAPGARTRSGRKGANVGLLIGVLVVIAVVAAGAYFVLLPALSAAREAARRASCLSNLKQCGLAMSQYTQDFHGLYPWREGAADPGEAWRDMGLIYPNYASAMQVFRCPSSNDQVFEPVSADGKRLREEPLNTFAGGSSKETISYSYGYARPLRDPARPWKSTDPASVRLLADKKAGIELSAQSPHGTYGRNVLHNDGHVRWQAGPEWLDPDETNDRIGRPDEKDYTRWWSDPPYFGQ; this is encoded by the coding sequence ATGACCGAGACGCAACAGCAGCAAGGACAATGGCGGGTCAAGGTGGCAGCCGGTGAGTTCGGGCCGCTCGACCTGGAGACGGTGAAGGCATGGGTGCAGCAGCGCCGGATTCTGCCCCGCGACCTCGTCTACAGCCCTGAGACGGGCTCGTGGGTGCCGGCCGGCGACGTGCCGCAGCTCGCCGGCCGCTTCGCGCCCGGCGCGCGAACACGGTCCGGGAGAAAGGGCGCCAACGTCGGCCTGCTGATCGGCGTGCTGGTCGTCATCGCGGTGGTCGCCGCCGGAGCGTACTTCGTGCTGCTCCCGGCGCTGTCCGCCGCGCGCGAGGCAGCCCGGCGTGCAAGCTGCCTGAGCAACCTGAAGCAGTGTGGTCTGGCCATGAGTCAGTACACGCAGGACTTCCACGGTCTGTACCCGTGGCGCGAAGGCGCCGCCGATCCCGGCGAGGCGTGGCGCGACATGGGCCTGATCTACCCCAACTACGCGAGCGCCATGCAGGTATTCAGGTGCCCGAGCTCGAACGACCAGGTCTTCGAGCCTGTGTCAGCAGACGGGAAACGGCTCCGCGAGGAACCGCTGAACACCTTCGCGGGAGGGAGCTCGAAGGAGACGATCAGCTACAGCTACGGCTATGCGCGGCCGCTCCGCGACCCAGCCCGGCCGTGGAAGTCCACCGATCCAGCCAGCGTGCGCCTGCTGGCCGACAAGAAGGCCGGCATCGAGCTGTCGGCCCAATCGCCCCATGGCACGTACGGCCGGAACGTCCTGCACAACGACGGCCATGTCAGGTGGCAGGCCGGCCCCGAGTGGCTTGATCCCGACGAGACGAACGACCGCATCGGCCGGCCCGATGAGAAGGACTACACGCGGTGGTGGTCCGACCCGCCTTATTTCGGGCAATGA
- a CDS encoding MBL fold metallo-hydrolase, producing the protein MAGSIRLTVLVEDTAGRADLQPEHGFAVWIETDDGRVLFDTGQGGALGPNAQALGIDLSTADAIVLSHGHYDHTGGLPTALSAAPEASVFTHLAAFDPKYARGEGGLARSIGMPTEAAHALARHAGELIETARPTEVLPGLFATGQVPRSTGFEDVGGPFYLDEACTRPDPLLDDQALYFTAAEGVAIVLGCAHAGVVNTMRHVAAIAGAGTIHCVLGGMHLGGASSERIEMTARAFSDLGVARLGPAHCTGERAVTRFRSQFPDRLLPCSAGWSMDFRL; encoded by the coding sequence ATGGCCGGCTCGATCAGGCTCACCGTACTCGTCGAAGACACCGCCGGCCGCGCCGATCTCCAGCCCGAGCATGGCTTCGCCGTCTGGATCGAGACCGACGACGGCCGTGTGCTGTTCGACACGGGCCAAGGCGGCGCGCTCGGCCCGAACGCGCAGGCGCTCGGCATCGATCTCTCGACGGCCGACGCCATCGTGTTGAGCCACGGCCACTACGACCACACGGGCGGGTTGCCCACAGCACTCAGCGCCGCGCCCGAGGCATCCGTCTTCACTCACCTCGCCGCCTTCGACCCGAAATACGCGCGGGGCGAGGGCGGCTTGGCGCGCTCGATCGGCATGCCGACCGAGGCGGCGCACGCGCTGGCGCGGCACGCCGGCGAGCTGATCGAGACGGCACGCCCGACTGAGGTCCTGCCCGGTCTCTTCGCCACGGGCCAAGTCCCGCGTTCGACCGGCTTCGAGGATGTGGGCGGCCCCTTCTACCTCGATGAGGCCTGCACCCGGCCCGACCCCCTCCTCGACGACCAGGCCCTCTACTTCACCGCCGCTGAGGGGGTCGCCATCGTCCTTGGCTGCGCGCACGCCGGCGTCGTCAACACGATGCGCCACGTCGCCGCGATCGCCGGCGCCGGCACCATCCATTGCGTCCTCGGCGGCATGCACCTCGGTGGCGCGTCGTCCGAGCGCATCGAAATGACGGCCCGCGCGTTCAGCGATCTCGGCGTTGCACGCCTCGGCCCCGCCCACTGCACGGGCGAGCGCGCCGTCACACGCTTCCGGAGCCAATTCCCCGACCGCCTACTCCCCTGCTCCGCCGGCTGGAGCATGGACTTCCGGCTGTAA
- a CDS encoding ATP-binding protein, with the protein MSDPAVRPALVVAVASGKGGTGKTTVAVNLAVVAAARGLRVQLADCDVEEPNAQIFVKARIEETTPVALARPKLDAALCTGCGKCAAVCEFNAIACINGRVVIFDELCHGCGACWLICPENALTDEPRNVGVIESGSANGFRFIQGRVEIGEAAASPPIVRAVRASLGKSDLAIIDAPPGTTCPMVAAVNETGFVCLVTEPTPFGLHDLTIAVETVRELDVPMGVVINRADIGDDRVQRYCADERIPILGEIPHNLRIAQAYSRGDLIVEALPEFAPLFKGILARIERAAVR; encoded by the coding sequence ATGAGTGACCCGGCAGTGCGTCCCGCCCTAGTCGTCGCTGTGGCGAGCGGCAAAGGCGGTACGGGCAAAACAACGGTGGCCGTGAACCTCGCTGTGGTCGCCGCGGCGCGCGGGCTGCGCGTGCAGCTTGCCGACTGCGACGTCGAGGAGCCCAACGCGCAGATCTTCGTCAAAGCGCGGATCGAGGAGACCACGCCGGTGGCCCTGGCGCGGCCCAAGCTCGACGCAGCGCTGTGCACGGGCTGCGGCAAGTGCGCGGCCGTCTGCGAGTTCAACGCGATCGCCTGCATCAACGGCCGCGTCGTGATTTTCGACGAGCTCTGCCACGGCTGCGGCGCGTGCTGGCTCATCTGCCCGGAGAACGCGCTGACGGACGAACCGCGCAATGTCGGCGTGATCGAGTCCGGCTCGGCAAACGGGTTCCGATTTATTCAGGGGCGCGTCGAGATCGGCGAGGCCGCAGCGTCGCCGCCTATCGTGAGGGCTGTGCGGGCCTCTCTTGGCAAGAGCGATCTGGCCATCATTGACGCGCCGCCGGGCACGACATGCCCGATGGTGGCCGCCGTGAACGAGACCGGTTTTGTCTGCCTCGTGACCGAGCCAACGCCGTTCGGACTTCACGATCTCACGATCGCCGTCGAGACCGTGCGCGAGCTTGACGTCCCGATGGGCGTCGTCATCAACCGCGCCGATATCGGCGACGACCGCGTGCAGCGCTATTGCGCCGACGAGCGGATCCCGATCCTCGGTGAGATCCCCCACAACCTGCGCATCGCGCAGGCTTACTCGCGCGGTGACTTGATTGTCGAGGCGCTCCCCGAGTTTGCGCCGCTGTTCAAAGGCATCCTGGCACGAATCGAAAGGGCGGCGGTCCGATGA
- a CDS encoding Mrp/NBP35 family ATP-binding protein — protein sequence MAREMAEMRLRMGRVRRKWLVLSGKGGVGKSTVAVNLALSLAAMGYEVGLLDVDIHGPSVPKLLGIEDARPTVRDGAIVPMAVAGIKTMSIGFLLQHTDAATIWRGPMKANVIKQFLKDVEWGDLDYLVIDSPPGTGDEPLSVVQLIENADGAVIVTTPQELAVIDVRKAITFCRSVNLPVLGVIENMRGFVCPHCGERTDVFGHGGAEHMAAEMKVPFLGAIPFDPQLVESGDTGQPFTQLHSGSEAAQAFARIVKTLAPSPKAKSDVS from the coding sequence ATGGCGCGCGAGATGGCCGAGATGCGCCTGCGCATGGGGCGCGTGCGGCGTAAGTGGCTCGTGCTCTCCGGCAAAGGCGGCGTAGGCAAAAGTACCGTGGCGGTCAATCTCGCGCTGTCGCTCGCGGCGATGGGCTACGAGGTCGGCCTGCTCGACGTGGACATCCACGGCCCGAGCGTGCCGAAACTGCTCGGCATCGAGGATGCGCGGCCCACGGTGCGAGACGGCGCGATCGTGCCGATGGCCGTCGCCGGCATCAAGACGATGTCGATCGGCTTCCTCCTGCAGCACACCGACGCGGCGACCATCTGGCGCGGGCCGATGAAGGCCAACGTCATCAAGCAGTTCCTCAAGGACGTCGAGTGGGGCGATCTCGACTATCTGGTCATCGACTCGCCGCCAGGCACGGGCGACGAGCCGCTGTCGGTCGTCCAGCTCATCGAGAACGCCGACGGCGCCGTCATCGTCACCACGCCGCAAGAGCTGGCCGTCATCGACGTTCGGAAGGCGATCACGTTCTGCCGGAGCGTCAACCTGCCCGTCCTCGGCGTGATCGAGAACATGCGCGGCTTCGTCTGCCCGCATTGCGGCGAGCGCACCGATGTGTTCGGCCACGGCGGCGCGGAACACATGGCAGCCGAAATGAAGGTGCCGTTTCTGGGCGCAATCCCGTTCGACCCGCAGCTCGTCGAGTCGGGCGACACGGGCCAGCCGTTCACCCAACTGCATTCGGGCAGCGAGGCGGCACAGGCGTTCGCCCGGATCGTCAAAACGCTCGCTCCATCACCGAAAGCCAAGAGCGACGTGTCCTGA
- a CDS encoding DUF1559 domain-containing protein, protein MLLPALARARESARRASCLSNIKQLGLAMKQYSQDFKEVYPWRTGVSEPNKAWCDLGLLFPNYCSAMKTFYCPSGNDRMWDSNSVAKKVAHPLDPFDMNSSKETISYSYSLDNRNGGSKPWTEDAKSTVRLLADKKAGTEIGSPGNAANCANHKDDGRNVMYQDGHVRWKAGPGALDPDEDDYSVGAPHKADYTRWWCDPPYYGEFEMK, encoded by the coding sequence ATGCTGCTCCCGGCGCTGGCGCGGGCCCGCGAGTCGGCCCGGCGCGCGAGCTGCCTGAGCAACATCAAGCAGCTCGGTCTGGCCATGAAGCAGTACTCGCAGGACTTCAAGGAGGTCTATCCGTGGCGCACGGGCGTCTCGGAGCCAAACAAGGCTTGGTGCGATCTCGGCCTCCTGTTTCCGAACTACTGCTCGGCGATGAAGACGTTCTACTGCCCCAGCGGTAACGACAGGATGTGGGACTCCAACTCCGTCGCGAAGAAGGTTGCCCACCCGCTCGATCCGTTCGACATGAACAGCTCGAAAGAGACCATCAGCTACAGCTACAGCCTCGACAACCGGAATGGCGGGTCGAAACCGTGGACCGAAGACGCCAAATCGACCGTGCGCCTGCTTGCCGACAAGAAGGCCGGCACGGAGATCGGAAGCCCCGGCAATGCAGCGAATTGCGCCAACCACAAGGACGACGGCCGCAACGTCATGTACCAGGACGGGCACGTGAGGTGGAAAGCGGGACCAGGAGCCCTCGATCCCGACGAGGACGATTACAGCGTCGGCGCCCCCCACAAGGCCGACTACACGCGCTGGTGGTGCGACCCGCCGTACTACGGAGAGTTCGAGATGAAGTGA